One genomic segment of Planktothrix sp. FACHB-1365 includes these proteins:
- a CDS encoding MoxR family ATPase: MNNWKIFKGNSQPHDDINRLPPPPSWRKFTGVDEAIVKEIEQRWLKFCQGLEKNTRDEQRGQSFRIQTDNNNDRNSVINMVNAALYLRRPLLVTGKPGTGKTSLAYAVAYELKLGTVLPWYITARSTLQEGLYRYDAIARLQDVQMGDKSKDIGRYIQLGPLGTALLPSPRPRVLLIDEIDKSDINLPNDLLNLFEEGEFEIPELARISQEINQVEVRTYDGIDVPIKDGKVRCLNFPFIILTNNGERDFPPAFLRRCLRLNMPYDPDATALMEIVEAHLEKDKLTQDRTKIENLIKKFIELREGGDIATDQLLNAIYMVTREFKPEAAEENDLIDVLMKYLSSAEDR, translated from the coding sequence ATGAATAACTGGAAAATATTTAAAGGAAATAGTCAACCCCATGATGATATTAACCGCCTTCCACCTCCCCCCAGTTGGCGTAAATTTACGGGGGTAGATGAAGCAATTGTTAAAGAAATTGAACAACGTTGGCTAAAGTTTTGTCAGGGTTTAGAAAAAAATACTAGGGATGAACAACGGGGTCAAAGTTTTCGGATTCAAACTGATAACAATAATGACCGCAATAGTGTGATTAATATGGTCAATGCGGCTTTATATTTAAGACGACCTTTATTAGTAACTGGAAAACCGGGGACAGGTAAAACCTCTTTAGCTTATGCGGTGGCTTATGAATTAAAATTAGGGACAGTTTTACCTTGGTATATTACCGCCCGTTCAACATTACAAGAAGGATTATATCGTTATGATGCGATCGCTCGTCTTCAAGATGTACAAATGGGCGATAAAAGTAAAGATATCGGTCGCTATATTCAATTAGGGCCATTAGGAACAGCGTTGCTTCCTTCCCCTCGTCCCCGTGTATTATTAATTGATGAAATCGACAAAAGTGATATTAATTTACCCAATGATTTACTGAATTTATTTGAAGAGGGAGAATTTGAAATCCCCGAATTAGCTCGAATTTCTCAAGAAATAAATCAAGTAGAAGTTAGAACCTATGATGGGATAGACGTACCCATAAAAGATGGAAAAGTTCGTTGTCTAAATTTCCCCTTTATTATTTTAACGAATAACGGTGAACGAGATTTTCCTCCCGCATTTCTCAGGCGGTGTTTAAGGTTAAATATGCCTTATGATCCTGATGCAACTGCGTTAATGGAAATTGTTGAAGCCCATTTAGAGAAAGATAAATTAACGCAAGATAGAACAAAAATAGAGAATTTAATTAAAAAGTTTATAGAATTACGAGAAGGAGGAGATATTGCTACAGATCAACTTTTGAATGCAATTTATATGGTGACTCGTGAATTTAAACCCGAAGCAGCAGAAGAAAATGATCTAATTGATGTGTTAATGAAATACTTAAGCAGTGCGGAGGACAGATGA